A stretch of the Coprobacillus cateniformis genome encodes the following:
- a CDS encoding AMP-binding protein, producing the protein MKNILEYLEESSNKYFTKSVFTDQNRELTYGECIQYSKKIGTQLLELHKTRQPIAVLMDKTVESLTAFFGVVYSGNFYVVIDSMMPLDRIEKIFETLQPLALVSDYQHQEVAQKLHDKVYYFEDLININIDEDGLSLIRQQMIDTDPLYALFTSGSTGVPKGAILSHRSVINYATWYKETFDITDQTQFGSQTPFYFSMSVSDVYSTIMSGATLHIIPKSLFSFPIKLIEYMNIKKVNTIYWVPSALCIVANLKVLDYMALDYVDKVLFAGEVMPTKQLNYWIHKIPNALYANLFGPTETTDICTYYIIDREFKDDEILPIGKSCNNCDIFLLDENNHEVLDNREGELCVRGSFLAMGYYNNEMKTKEVFVQNPLNKAYPEIIYKTGDLVKYNESGELIYITRKDFQIKHMGYRIELGEIEAAVNSLDKIQSSAVIFDEMKDKIVLIYTGKIDDISIMEGISLRVPDYMKPNVIVKVKVMPYNQNGKIDRKWLKGHYEELGGK; encoded by the coding sequence ATGAAAAATATTTTAGAGTATTTAGAAGAATCATCAAATAAATATTTTACAAAATCAGTATTTACTGATCAAAATAGAGAATTAACATATGGAGAATGTATTCAATATTCTAAAAAAATCGGAACTCAATTATTAGAACTTCATAAAACAAGACAACCTATTGCAGTTCTTATGGATAAAACAGTAGAGAGTTTAACAGCTTTTTTTGGAGTTGTTTATAGTGGTAATTTCTATGTGGTTATTGATTCAATGATGCCATTAGATCGTATTGAAAAGATTTTTGAGACTTTACAGCCACTTGCTTTAGTATCAGATTATCAACATCAGGAAGTTGCACAAAAACTTCATGACAAAGTCTATTATTTTGAAGACCTCATCAATATTAATATTGATGAAGATGGGTTATCTCTTATTAGACAACAGATGATCGATACTGATCCTTTATACGCTTTGTTTACCTCTGGCTCAACTGGTGTTCCTAAAGGTGCTATTTTATCACATCGTAGTGTTATCAATTATGCGACTTGGTATAAAGAAACATTTGATATAACAGATCAAACTCAGTTTGGGAGTCAAACACCATTTTACTTCAGTATGTCTGTTTCTGATGTGTATAGCACAATTATGTCTGGAGCCACTTTGCATATTATACCAAAATCATTATTTTCATTTCCAATTAAACTGATTGAGTATATGAACATAAAAAAGGTAAACACCATTTATTGGGTACCTTCAGCACTATGTATAGTTGCAAATCTAAAAGTTTTAGATTATATGGCATTGGATTATGTAGATAAAGTTTTGTTTGCTGGAGAGGTCATGCCAACCAAGCAATTAAATTATTGGATTCACAAAATTCCAAATGCTTTGTATGCAAACTTATTTGGTCCTACAGAAACAACTGATATATGCACGTATTATATTATTGATAGGGAATTTAAAGATGATGAAATTTTACCAATTGGTAAGTCCTGTAATAATTGTGATATATTCTTACTTGATGAGAATAATCATGAAGTCTTGGATAATCGTGAAGGAGAATTATGTGTAAGAGGGTCATTCTTGGCAATGGGTTATTATAATAATGAAATGAAAACAAAAGAAGTTTTTGTACAAAATCCTTTAAATAAGGCTTATCCTGAAATCATTTATAAAACGGGTGATCTTGTTAAGTATAATGAAAGTGGTGAACTTATTTATATAACTCGTAAAGATTTTCAAATTAAACATATGGGTTATCGAATTGAGTTAGGAGAAATTGAGGCAGCTGTGAATTCTTTAGATAAAATTCAAAGCAGTGCAGTTATTTTTGATGAAATGAAAGATAAGATTGTTTTGATATATACTGGGAAAATTGATGATATTAGTATTATGGAAGGCATTTCGTTGAGAGTTCCAGACTACATGAAACCGAATGTTATTGTCAAAGTAAAAGTAATGCCATATAATCAGAACGGAAAAATTGATAGAAAATGGCTTAAGGGTCATTATGAAGAATTGGGAGGAAAATAA
- the serS gene encoding serine--tRNA ligase: MIDIAKLRENPELVKENMKKKFQHDRLHLVDEAFDLDKVYRETLTKASELRAMRNKLSKEIGQFMREGKKDLAEQNKEKVNEMAKLLKELEEKEIELGPKLKEIMMKIPNFIDDSVPVGKDDSENVEIQKYGEPIVPAYEIPYHADIITKFNGLDKDASGRTSGNGFYYLMGDIARLSSAMISYARDFMIDKGFTYCIPPFMIRSDVVTGVMSFEEMDAMMYKIEGEDLYLIGTSEHSMIGKFKDQIVKEDDLPITMTSYSPCFRKEVGAHGIEERGIYRVHQFEKQEMVVLCKPEDAMEWYDKMWSYTVELFRSLDIPVRTLECCSGDLADLKEKSCDVEAWSPRQQKYFEVGSCSTLGDAQARRLGIRTKGQEGTYYVATLNNTVLASTRALIAFIENNYNEDGTIDIPKALRPYMGGKDKIC, from the coding sequence ATGATTGATATTGCAAAATTAAGAGAAAATCCTGAACTTGTCAAAGAAAATATGAAGAAAAAATTTCAACATGATCGTTTACATTTAGTAGATGAGGCTTTTGATTTAGATAAAGTTTATCGTGAAACTTTAACAAAAGCGAGTGAACTTCGTGCTATGCGTAATAAATTATCTAAAGAGATTGGTCAATTTATGCGTGAAGGAAAAAAAGATTTAGCTGAACAAAATAAGGAAAAAGTCAATGAAATGGCTAAATTATTAAAAGAGTTGGAAGAAAAAGAGATTGAATTAGGTCCAAAATTGAAAGAAATTATGATGAAAATTCCTAATTTTATTGATGATTCTGTTCCAGTTGGAAAAGACGATAGTGAAAATGTAGAGATTCAAAAATATGGAGAGCCTATTGTGCCAGCATATGAAATTCCATATCATGCTGATATTATTACTAAATTTAATGGATTAGATAAAGATGCAAGTGGTAGAACAAGTGGGAATGGCTTCTATTATTTAATGGGTGATATAGCAAGATTATCTTCTGCAATGATTTCTTATGCTCGAGATTTCATGATTGATAAAGGTTTTACTTATTGTATTCCACCATTTATGATAAGAAGTGATGTTGTTACTGGTGTCATGTCTTTTGAAGAAATGGATGCAATGATGTATAAAATTGAAGGTGAAGACTTATATTTAATTGGGACAAGTGAACATAGTATGATTGGTAAGTTTAAGGATCAAATTGTTAAGGAAGATGATTTACCAATTACAATGACTTCTTATTCTCCATGTTTTAGAAAGGAAGTTGGAGCTCATGGTATTGAAGAAAGAGGTATCTACAGAGTTCATCAATTTGAAAAACAAGAAATGGTTGTTTTATGTAAGCCAGAAGATGCAATGGAATGGTATGATAAGATGTGGTCATATACTGTTGAATTGTTTAGAAGCCTAGATATTCCTGTGAGAACACTAGAATGTTGTAGTGGTGATTTAGCTGATTTGAAAGAAAAGTCTTGTGATGTTGAAGCATGGTCTCCTCGACAACAAAAGTATTTTGAAGTAGGGTCTTGTTCAACTTTAGGTGATGCTCAGGCAAGACGTTTAGGTATTCGTACTAAAGGGCAGGAAGGAACTTATTATGTGGCAACTTTGAATAATACAGTTCTTGCAAGTACACGTGCATTAATTGCCTTTATTGAAAATAATTATAACGAAGATGGAACAATTGATATTCCTAAGGCTTTACGTCCATATATGGGTGGAAAAGATAAGATTTGTTAA
- a CDS encoding acyl carrier protein has protein sequence MEELLDILKGLKPGVDFENEKNLIEDRLLDSLDVMNLTVELNDEFDIEITPLDILPENFKSIETIYALITRLQDEG, from the coding sequence GTGGAAGAATTATTAGATATTTTAAAGGGTTTGAAACCTGGAGTTGATTTTGAAAATGAGAAAAATTTAATTGAAGATAGGTTGTTAGATTCATTAGATGTTATGAATTTAACAGTTGAATTGAATGATGAGTTTGATATCGAAATCACACCTTTAGATATATTGCCTGAAAATTTTAAATCTATTGAAACAATTTATGCATTAATTACACGTTTACAAGACGAAGGATAG